In a single window of the Halobacteriovorax sp. DA5 genome:
- a CDS encoding cation-transporting P-type ATPase, which produces MKKYNSLFYSKCSDIDVSTLLETDIEKGLTHQEAQKRLRLYGPNELSVKVSTSKITILIRQLKSIIVLLLLIAALISFFIGHIVEGFTVVAVLIINTALGFFTELKAIRSMEALKKIGVTRCGVIREAQSLHLNTKELVPGDIVLFEAGDILGADLRIVQANNLNVNESLLTGESVPVDKISEALQDDMIIAERKNILFKGTSITRGSGRGIVIATAMDTEVGIIAKEVEKDRKDNDETTPLEKRLNKLAGQIVWFSLVIAAVIAISGITAGKPPILMLETAIALAIATIPEGLPIVATLALAKGMWRMANNNALINKLAAVETLGATSIIFTDKTGTLTENKMTVQLYKSQNKSYDMNEVENQFIDDELKRLLQIGVLCNNSEINRKQKGHNIGDPMEIALLEVAAKFKIKRAEMIQLMPELKEVPFDSSTLMMATYHQVANSILVAVKGAPEAVLKACTSIRNIDGVIEFNEELKKEWNQENHKLASEGLRILALATKDVENIDNFPYDQLTFLGLVALLDPARSDVKDAIEKSKQAGIRTIMVTGDQEGTALKIAKDIGLIESDNFFSINGKILGQRKDWNKEIEEKINRGQVFSRVGPLQKLDLIKHFQEKNAVVAMTGDGVNDAAALNHADIGIAMGKRGTQIAKEASDMILQDDQFNTIILAIKQGRIIYSNIQRFVVYLLSCNISEILIVSIASLMNMPLPLLPLQILFLNLVTDVFPALALGMGEGDQNYLKAAPRPRDEQIITKRKWALISLYGFILTTSVLTGFFYTLSTTQDSQSALSVSFLSLGLGQVFHVFNMRLESSNILINEITKNIHVWGAVLLCIILLLATIYIPGLRSILNLKVIGSKEWTIVAYSSLAPLIIIQLLAKLKLGIRI; this is translated from the coding sequence ATGAAAAAATACAATAGCCTATTCTATTCTAAATGCAGTGACATCGATGTTTCAACTTTACTTGAAACTGATATTGAAAAAGGTCTCACACATCAAGAGGCCCAAAAGAGACTACGTCTCTATGGACCAAATGAACTCTCTGTAAAAGTAAGTACATCCAAAATTACAATACTCATTCGCCAATTAAAAAGTATCATCGTTTTATTACTACTAATTGCGGCCCTAATATCTTTCTTTATTGGTCATATTGTAGAAGGCTTCACTGTCGTTGCAGTCTTAATTATCAATACAGCTTTGGGATTCTTCACAGAACTTAAGGCCATACGCTCAATGGAGGCCTTAAAGAAGATTGGTGTAACGAGATGTGGAGTTATACGAGAAGCACAATCGTTACATCTTAATACGAAAGAGTTGGTACCAGGTGATATTGTCTTGTTTGAAGCAGGAGATATTCTGGGAGCAGACCTTAGAATAGTTCAAGCAAATAACTTAAATGTAAATGAGTCTCTTTTAACGGGTGAGTCCGTACCAGTAGATAAAATAAGCGAAGCTCTCCAAGACGACATGATTATTGCCGAGAGAAAAAATATTCTCTTTAAAGGAACCTCCATAACAAGAGGATCAGGTCGCGGTATTGTTATAGCTACGGCAATGGATACTGAAGTTGGTATAATTGCAAAAGAAGTAGAAAAAGATAGAAAAGATAATGATGAGACCACCCCACTTGAGAAACGACTAAATAAACTAGCAGGTCAAATTGTTTGGTTCTCATTAGTCATTGCCGCCGTCATTGCAATTAGTGGTATTACAGCAGGAAAGCCGCCTATTCTGATGCTTGAGACGGCCATAGCACTTGCCATCGCAACAATACCTGAAGGACTTCCTATTGTTGCAACTCTTGCCCTGGCAAAAGGTATGTGGAGAATGGCAAATAACAATGCTCTTATTAACAAGCTTGCTGCTGTTGAAACACTAGGAGCCACCTCAATTATCTTCACCGATAAAACCGGAACTCTAACTGAAAATAAAATGACTGTGCAGCTCTATAAGTCTCAAAACAAGAGCTATGATATGAACGAAGTGGAAAATCAATTCATTGATGATGAATTAAAACGACTTCTCCAAATTGGAGTTCTTTGTAACAACTCAGAAATTAATCGCAAGCAGAAGGGCCATAATATTGGAGACCCAATGGAGATCGCTCTACTTGAAGTAGCGGCCAAGTTTAAAATTAAAAGAGCTGAAATGATCCAGCTGATGCCTGAACTAAAAGAGGTCCCCTTTGATAGCTCAACTCTTATGATGGCCACATATCATCAAGTGGCCAATTCAATACTCGTGGCAGTTAAGGGTGCCCCTGAAGCAGTTTTAAAGGCGTGTACGTCTATTCGAAATATTGATGGAGTAATTGAGTTTAATGAAGAATTAAAAAAAGAATGGAATCAAGAAAATCATAAGCTTGCCAGTGAAGGTCTTCGAATCTTAGCACTTGCGACAAAGGATGTTGAGAATATAGATAACTTTCCTTACGATCAACTCACCTTCTTAGGACTTGTTGCTTTACTTGACCCAGCACGCTCGGATGTTAAAGATGCTATCGAAAAATCGAAACAGGCCGGAATTAGAACAATTATGGTTACTGGAGATCAAGAAGGTACGGCCCTAAAAATTGCAAAGGATATTGGCCTAATTGAAAGTGATAATTTCTTTTCAATTAATGGGAAAATTTTGGGGCAAAGAAAAGATTGGAACAAAGAAATCGAAGAGAAGATAAATCGTGGACAGGTTTTTAGTCGAGTTGGGCCATTACAAAAACTTGATCTCATTAAACACTTTCAAGAAAAGAATGCTGTTGTTGCTATGACGGGTGATGGTGTTAATGATGCCGCGGCCTTAAATCATGCTGATATTGGAATTGCAATGGGAAAAAGAGGAACTCAAATTGCAAAAGAGGCTTCTGATATGATCCTACAAGATGATCAGTTTAATACAATTATCTTGGCCATCAAGCAAGGACGTATCATCTATAGTAATATTCAGCGTTTTGTTGTGTATCTTCTCTCATGTAATATAAGTGAAATTCTTATTGTATCAATTGCATCACTTATGAATATGCCATTACCTCTACTACCACTACAGATTCTCTTTTTAAATCTAGTAACAGATGTTTTCCCGGCCCTTGCCTTGGGAATGGGAGAAGGAGATCAAAATTATCTAAAAGCAGCTCCAAGGCCAAGAGACGAACAAATTATAACAAAGAGAAAGTGGGCCCTAATATCACTATACGGATTCATTTTAACAACGAGTGTCCTTACAGGATTCTTCTATACCCTATCAACAACTCAAGATAGTCAAAGCGCCTTATCTGTCTCCTTTCTAAGCCTAGGCCTTGGTCAAGTCTTTCATGTATTCAACATGAGACTTGAGAGTTCAAATATATTAATTAATGAAATAACGAAGAATATTCACGTATGGGGAGCTGTACTTCTTTGTATCATACTATTGTTAGCTACAATTTATATTCCAGGATTAAGAAGTATCTTGAACTTAAAAGTGATTGGTTCAAAAGAATGGACTATTGTCGCTTACTCTTCTTTAGCGCCACTTATAATTATTCAATTATTAGCGAAATTAAAATTGGGGATAAGGATTTAG
- a CDS encoding malate dehydrogenase: MTKRVKVAVTGAAGQIGYAILFRIASGQMFGPETEVELQLLELPQALGALEGVKMELDDCAFPLLKNIVCTDKMEVAFKDANWILAIGAVPRKDGMERADLLKVNGGIFGPLGKAMAAHSAPDSKLFVVGNPCNTNCYIAMEASGLDKSRFFAMTTLDEKRAKTQLAQKAGVDVTEVTNMTIWGNHSATQYPDFYNAKIGGKSAAEVITDEDYLKGEFIETVQKRGAAIIKARGASSAASAANACVNGVYALTHDTPAGETFSMCLASKGQYGVDEGLIFSFPCRVENGELKVVEGQEHNAFGQEKFNATLEELRAERNTVKELGLV, translated from the coding sequence ATGACTAAAAGAGTTAAAGTTGCAGTTACAGGTGCAGCGGGACAAATTGGTTACGCGATTCTTTTTAGAATTGCTTCTGGTCAAATGTTTGGTCCAGAAACAGAAGTAGAATTACAACTTCTTGAACTTCCACAAGCTCTAGGTGCACTTGAAGGTGTAAAAATGGAACTTGATGACTGTGCATTTCCATTATTAAAAAATATTGTTTGCACAGATAAAATGGAAGTTGCATTTAAAGATGCAAACTGGATTCTTGCTATCGGTGCCGTTCCAAGAAAAGACGGAATGGAAAGAGCTGACCTTCTAAAGGTGAACGGTGGAATTTTTGGTCCACTTGGTAAGGCCATGGCCGCTCACTCTGCGCCAGATTCAAAATTATTCGTAGTTGGTAACCCATGTAACACAAATTGTTACATCGCAATGGAAGCTTCAGGACTTGATAAGTCTCGTTTCTTTGCAATGACGACTCTTGATGAGAAGAGAGCTAAGACTCAACTGGCTCAAAAAGCAGGTGTTGATGTAACAGAAGTTACAAATATGACAATTTGGGGTAACCACTCAGCAACTCAATACCCAGATTTCTACAATGCTAAGATTGGTGGAAAGTCAGCGGCTGAAGTTATCACTGATGAAGATTACCTAAAAGGTGAGTTTATTGAAACTGTACAAAAAAGAGGTGCAGCTATCATTAAAGCACGTGGAGCATCTTCTGCTGCTTCTGCTGCAAATGCTTGTGTAAACGGTGTTTACGCTTTAACTCACGATACTCCTGCTGGTGAGACATTCTCTATGTGTCTTGCATCTAAGGGACAATACGGTGTTGATGAAGGGCTAATCTTCTCATTCCCATGTCGTGTTGAAAACGGTGAGCTTAAAGTTGTTGAAGGACAAGAGCACAATGCATTTGGACAAGAAAAGTTTAATGCAACTCTTGAAGAGCTTCGCGCTGAAAGAAATACTGTAAAAGAACTAGGTCTAGTTTAA
- a CDS encoding helix-turn-helix domain-containing protein, giving the protein MRSFSHIAKLIKEKRTAHPKGYSQSELSHLLGYKNGQFISNVERALCNIPLKMLRRVCEILDINEAELKDAIIKDHEETLDNYLKDGSGVVGATTGAEATTTSNFVY; this is encoded by the coding sequence ATGAGAAGTTTTAGTCACATCGCGAAACTAATTAAAGAAAAGAGAACAGCACATCCAAAAGGATATTCTCAATCAGAATTATCACACCTTCTTGGTTACAAGAATGGTCAATTCATTTCTAACGTTGAACGTGCTCTTTGCAACATCCCACTAAAGATGTTACGTAGAGTTTGTGAAATCTTAGACATTAATGAAGCTGAATTAAAAGACGCTATCATTAAAGATCACGAAGAAACTTTAGATAATTATCTAAAGGATGGATCAGGTGTTGTTGGTGCAACAACTGGTGCTGAAGCAACGACGACTTCAAACTTCGTTTACTAA
- a CDS encoding amidohydrolase family protein: MSSNNITYKVIIAHFFNPINDKKCEFLEDYAIVAKRTTKGDYKIIDRMPKKELTDYLARKKNVEVIDKSGQYIIPGLYDTHFHWVQDAVCEMPKANLLNWLENYTWPYEANFKKLAFARKKAKEFTSKIANNGTIGGACYGSIHSHSVSEALKNFKGDYILGNVQMTMNSPEYLTMGVEETIAQTEALAKEYKDKYAVTPRFAITTDPVTMAAGGKTAKKHRSFIQTHLSETQNEIDFVLSIYKDIKGFEKVKTYTEIYDKVGLLTPKTIMGHGIYLSPKELKLLGEKKTMIAHCPTSNAPIKELGLGSGLFDYKRANRYNVHWALASDIGGGPFLSMLDVINSFVMQNHKRGHRDTSYTQGLYRATLAGANSLKLEQESGNFEVGKKLHFVSLGDKKMSASLTTEEKLKKLIKRPNKDRALYVDLIEATYYNGNVISDS, encoded by the coding sequence ATGTCATCAAATAATATTACTTATAAAGTAATTATCGCTCATTTTTTTAATCCTATAAATGATAAAAAATGTGAATTTTTAGAAGATTATGCAATTGTTGCAAAGCGCACGACAAAAGGTGATTACAAAATCATCGATCGTATGCCTAAGAAAGAGCTTACGGACTATTTAGCGCGTAAGAAAAATGTTGAAGTGATCGACAAGAGTGGCCAATATATTATCCCTGGTCTTTATGATACGCACTTTCACTGGGTACAAGATGCCGTTTGTGAAATGCCAAAGGCCAATCTTCTTAACTGGCTTGAAAATTACACTTGGCCTTATGAAGCAAATTTTAAGAAGCTAGCTTTTGCACGTAAAAAAGCAAAAGAATTTACTTCAAAGATTGCTAATAACGGAACGATTGGTGGAGCATGTTATGGCTCAATTCATTCACACTCTGTCTCAGAAGCACTTAAAAATTTTAAGGGTGATTATATTCTAGGTAATGTTCAAATGACGATGAACTCGCCAGAGTACCTAACAATGGGCGTAGAGGAGACAATTGCACAAACTGAAGCTCTTGCAAAAGAATACAAAGATAAATATGCAGTGACACCTCGATTTGCCATTACAACAGATCCTGTAACAATGGCCGCAGGTGGTAAAACTGCTAAGAAACATCGCTCTTTTATTCAAACTCACTTAAGTGAAACACAAAATGAAATCGACTTTGTACTTAGTATCTATAAGGACATTAAGGGATTTGAAAAAGTAAAAACTTATACTGAAATCTACGACAAAGTTGGACTTCTAACTCCTAAGACAATCATGGGGCATGGTATTTATCTTTCTCCAAAAGAGTTAAAGCTTTTAGGTGAAAAGAAAACGATGATTGCACATTGTCCAACAAGCAATGCTCCAATAAAGGAGCTAGGGCTAGGTTCGGGACTTTTTGATTATAAGAGAGCAAATCGTTACAACGTTCACTGGGCGCTTGCCAGTGATATTGGTGGTGGACCTTTCCTTTCGATGCTTGATGTAATCAATTCATTTGTTATGCAAAACCATAAAAGAGGCCACCGCGATACTTCCTACACTCAAGGTCTCTACCGCGCGACGCTTGCTGGAGCAAATTCCCTTAAATTAGAACAAGAAAGTGGGAATTTCGAAGTTGGGAAAAAGCTACATTTTGTGAGCCTTGGTGACAAAAAAATGAGCGCGAGCTTAACGACTGAGGAAAAACTTAAGAAATTGATTAAGAGGCCTAACAAAGATAGGGCCTTATACGTGGATTTGATTGAAGCGACGTATTATAACGGCAATGTGATTTCAGACAGTTAA
- a CDS encoding nodulation protein NfeD, with protein MKKHIITSFVVLFTLFLTSFGAVAADSFNQAKEVNINKIVAVNIEEAITPATLNYLQKAFQSIEGERESAILIKINTPGGLVSVTKEIMHLIANSENLVIGWVGPSSASATSAGAIIASSIPVLYMADGTRIGAATPISGTSDIKEGDMKNKIVNDLVALVKSQASATGKNEEVFTKMITEAKSYTETEALKENVHNGIVDTIQGVGGLISTINNKTFLSHHKPFKVVIADNYVLTTMEKTLGQKLLSFFASPDMAYILFLIGAALIYVEFQAPGGFIAGSVGAVAILIAGISFNILSLNTGAFLLIIAAFVLFILEIYITSFGLLTLAGIASLIFGSMFLFQTEESYLQISSTVLFSSIGAILAFIGVIAYVFYKSRKRIFSEPEDPYTGVEITVTDIDGDKFFSRYNGELWQLTATGDMSKLKVGDKVEVIKKDNLKLQVKI; from the coding sequence ATGAAGAAGCATATCATTACAAGTTTTGTAGTACTCTTTACTCTATTTTTAACGTCATTCGGCGCAGTTGCAGCGGATAGCTTTAACCAAGCCAAAGAAGTTAATATCAATAAAATCGTTGCGGTTAATATTGAAGAGGCCATCACTCCGGCCACTTTAAATTACCTTCAAAAAGCCTTTCAAAGTATTGAAGGCGAAAGAGAAAGCGCGATCTTAATTAAGATAAACACTCCCGGCGGATTAGTTAGTGTTACTAAAGAGATCATGCACCTAATTGCAAATAGCGAAAACCTAGTGATTGGATGGGTGGGGCCTAGTTCAGCATCAGCAACAAGTGCTGGAGCAATTATTGCAAGTAGCATCCCAGTACTCTACATGGCCGATGGAACGCGAATTGGTGCAGCAACTCCAATTTCAGGGACATCAGATATTAAAGAAGGCGATATGAAAAATAAAATCGTCAATGATCTGGTAGCTCTCGTAAAGTCTCAGGCTTCCGCAACTGGAAAAAATGAAGAAGTATTCACAAAGATGATTACTGAGGCCAAGAGCTATACTGAAACAGAAGCACTAAAAGAAAATGTCCACAACGGTATTGTTGATACAATTCAAGGTGTAGGCGGTCTTATCAGCACAATTAACAACAAAACTTTTCTTTCACATCATAAACCTTTTAAGGTTGTGATTGCTGATAACTATGTTCTTACGACAATGGAGAAAACACTTGGGCAAAAACTTTTAAGCTTCTTCGCTTCGCCAGATATGGCCTATATTCTTTTTCTCATTGGAGCGGCACTCATCTACGTAGAGTTCCAAGCTCCAGGTGGATTTATTGCAGGAAGTGTAGGGGCCGTGGCCATACTGATAGCAGGAATATCATTTAATATTCTTTCATTAAATACTGGCGCGTTTCTACTTATTATTGCGGCCTTTGTTCTCTTTATCTTAGAAATATATATTACAAGCTTTGGCCTTCTGACCTTGGCCGGGATAGCCAGTTTGATCTTTGGCTCCATGTTCTTATTTCAAACAGAGGAATCATATCTACAAATTTCATCAACTGTACTCTTCTCAAGTATTGGTGCGATTCTTGCCTTCATTGGTGTTATTGCCTATGTCTTTTATAAGTCCAGAAAAAGAATTTTCTCTGAACCAGAAGATCCGTACACAGGAGTTGAGATTACAGTAACAGATATTGATGGTGATAAATTCTTTTCACGCTACAATGGAGAATTGTGGCAACTTACGGCCACTGGCGATATGTCAAAGCTAAAAGTTGGTGATAAGGTAGAGGTCATAAAAAAAGACAACCTAAAGTTACAAGTAAAAATATAG
- a CDS encoding slipin family protein: MINFAPYLPFIILLLILLFNTVKVLKEYERGVIFFLGRFTAVRGPGLILLIPGLEKMHKVDLRTVTMDIPSQDIISKDNVTLKVNGVVYFRVEDPEKSVVAVENYLLATGQIAQTTLRSVIGQFELDEILSMREQINARLQSILDEHTEPWGIKVSTVEVKAIDLPIEMQRAMAKQAEAERDKRAKVISAQGEFDAALKLAEAAKVLNESPNAITLRYLDTMKEISSGDGKSTTFFPLPVDFLTNIMGKGN; the protein is encoded by the coding sequence ATGATTAATTTTGCGCCTTACTTACCATTTATAATTCTACTATTAATTTTATTGTTCAACACTGTTAAGGTTCTAAAAGAATACGAACGTGGTGTCATCTTCTTTCTAGGACGCTTCACAGCTGTTAGAGGGCCAGGTTTAATACTGCTAATTCCAGGTCTTGAGAAAATGCATAAAGTAGACTTAAGAACTGTCACAATGGATATTCCATCACAAGACATTATCTCAAAAGATAACGTTACACTTAAAGTTAATGGTGTTGTTTACTTTAGAGTTGAAGATCCAGAAAAGTCAGTTGTTGCAGTTGAGAACTATCTACTTGCAACAGGACAAATTGCTCAAACAACTCTACGTTCTGTTATTGGTCAATTTGAGCTAGATGAAATTCTATCTATGCGTGAGCAAATCAATGCACGTCTACAGTCTATTTTAGATGAGCATACAGAGCCATGGGGAATTAAAGTATCAACAGTTGAAGTCAAAGCAATTGACCTTCCAATTGAGATGCAAAGAGCGATGGCAAAGCAAGCAGAAGCGGAAAGAGATAAGAGAGCAAAGGTTATTTCAGCTCAAGGTGAATTTGATGCAGCATTAAAACTAGCAGAAGCTGCAAAGGTACTTAATGAATCACCAAATGCGATTACTCTTCGTTATCTAGATACAATGAAAGAAATTTCAAGCGGAGATGGTAAGTCGACAACTTTCTTCCCACTACCTGTGGATTTTTTAACAAATATAATGGGTAAAGGTAACTAA
- a CDS encoding Hsp20 family protein has protein sequence MRIEDSNQFSKQNLKLKNERERLIKDKKQEIESIRKNYNQMASDQRIIGEEKLDSVRDQNQVAIIESLNHKEARLNEIKNSLEKTGQQFAKQEKHTKLQTDANIAAIRDNYQQQLEYVHQRGRDDLEDTSNTVNELAQKVKYDNEEFIIDETAKAKNLANEISVRNDGFIQRINKQFDQRVDKLSKENSTTVKDLEREQRKEMSKLKSDHHFKLTQTDVFQQNELKSQKAFHEDTVKSRKDAFEKKYADLQKEHQGLMGRLKTKIDEELNALKSYYTKAKETIQEKGQDSFYNITKLEPNIKSDQNFYYFSIEVPKHEEETIHINAQERGITVTQNRKFDQRVEENGNTFKSKRSESLVRQFDVPEILDGTKVSRNYDLETSTLTYRIAKR, from the coding sequence ATGAGAATTGAAGATAGCAACCAATTTAGTAAGCAGAACTTAAAGCTTAAAAATGAGCGCGAACGCCTTATTAAGGATAAAAAACAAGAAATTGAATCAATCCGTAAAAACTATAATCAGATGGCAAGTGATCAAAGGATTATCGGAGAAGAAAAACTAGATTCAGTACGTGATCAAAACCAAGTAGCTATCATCGAATCACTCAATCATAAAGAGGCCAGGCTTAATGAAATAAAAAATAGTCTTGAAAAAACTGGTCAACAATTTGCAAAGCAAGAAAAGCATACAAAACTTCAAACAGATGCCAATATTGCTGCCATTAGAGACAACTATCAGCAACAATTAGAATATGTCCATCAAAGAGGTCGTGACGATCTTGAGGATACATCAAATACTGTCAACGAATTGGCCCAAAAGGTTAAGTACGACAATGAAGAGTTCATTATTGACGAGACAGCAAAGGCCAAGAATCTCGCCAATGAAATTTCCGTTAGAAATGATGGCTTTATTCAACGAATTAATAAACAATTCGATCAACGTGTTGATAAATTATCAAAAGAAAATTCGACAACCGTTAAAGACCTTGAAAGAGAGCAACGCAAAGAGATGTCTAAGCTAAAAAGCGATCACCATTTCAAGCTAACTCAAACAGATGTTTTTCAACAAAATGAGCTAAAAAGCCAAAAAGCATTCCACGAGGATACTGTAAAAAGCAGAAAAGATGCCTTCGAAAAAAAGTATGCGGATCTTCAAAAGGAACACCAAGGCCTAATGGGGCGCCTTAAAACAAAAATAGATGAAGAGTTAAATGCTCTTAAGAGTTATTATACAAAGGCCAAGGAAACGATCCAAGAAAAAGGCCAAGATAGCTTTTACAATATTACAAAGCTAGAGCCTAACATTAAAAGTGATCAGAACTTTTACTACTTCTCTATTGAAGTGCCTAAGCACGAAGAAGAAACTATTCATATCAATGCTCAAGAGCGTGGCATTACAGTTACACAGAATAGAAAATTCGATCAGCGTGTTGAAGAAAATGGAAACACTTTCAAGTCAAAACGTTCAGAGAGTTTAGTTAGACAATTTGATGTACCAGAAATTCTCGATGGAACTAAGGTAAGTCGAAATTACGATCTTGAAACTTCGACTCTTACCTATCGTATTGCAAAAAGATAA
- a CDS encoding MgtC/SapB family protein, whose amino-acid sequence MYIEFIGEQPVYISMGIKVVCSIFLGGFIGYDREQKMKSAGIKTNMLICLGAATYTSLSVLTMSEHMGTVADPNRMAAQIVSGIGFLGAGAIIQGRGNVVGMTTAATVWVVAAIGMTVGFGYPVIASLITISLFAVLRLINPVYRMLESEKAKQNFYIEVLSNGRIRGHVKEILYSRVEDIEIVSEEVLDAVSDERLLTLNVQLHPRWVAPIKREIKTLIRVNKVEFHQRDRDIL is encoded by the coding sequence ATGTATATTGAATTCATTGGAGAGCAACCAGTTTATATTTCGATGGGCATCAAAGTTGTTTGCTCAATCTTTCTAGGTGGCTTTATCGGATATGACCGTGAACAGAAGATGAAATCTGCTGGGATAAAGACGAATATGTTGATCTGTCTAGGGGCAGCAACATATACATCTCTTAGTGTTCTGACCATGAGTGAGCATATGGGCACGGTGGCCGATCCCAATCGGATGGCCGCGCAAATTGTAAGTGGTATCGGTTTCTTGGGTGCAGGGGCCATTATACAAGGCCGTGGTAATGTTGTAGGGATGACGACTGCAGCTACTGTATGGGTTGTTGCTGCTATTGGGATGACTGTTGGATTTGGTTATCCTGTGATTGCTAGTTTGATTACAATTTCACTTTTTGCAGTTCTGCGTCTTATTAACCCAGTTTATCGTATGCTTGAGTCTGAGAAGGCCAAGCAAAACTTCTATATTGAAGTGCTTTCAAATGGTCGAATTCGTGGACATGTTAAGGAGATTCTATACTCAAGAGTTGAGGATATTGAAATTGTAAGTGAAGAAGTTCTTGATGCTGTATCAGACGAAAGACTTCTAACTTTAAATGTTCAGCTTCACCCTCGTTGGGTTGCTCCGATTAAGCGTGAAATTAAAACGCTCATTCGTGTGAATAAGGTTGAGTTTCACCAAAGAGATCGTGATATTTTATAA
- a CDS encoding phosphatase domain-containing protein — MSENLYSKNKDFEKFEARFPIQAYKLLRAYEFEIKVVALDQNNKELFTKNLETDSYGGLLAKIPLPRDCKDCLAKIEAYEISKYPGLELHLGTFIPLKITDNRKIIICDFDKTLVETKYSKPSEIYDSLTSPLKNYPTLDNSVKLLKSYIEMGYHPFILSASPHFYEDAIRDWLYANEIFTAGIFLKDYRRILSILENDLTPKDIKTQGIYKLGHLLDIVNMTDIPSSVVLMGDNFESDPLIYLTFSELLSGRVEPRQLWNELKRVEDFKVTARQNGLFLNKIFQIKDNVKHHGLDKEVKIYIRKKGNESQLNIRAPFNSYHGKIELYDGNLLANESETKKQIEAQGPTK; from the coding sequence ATGAGTGAAAATTTGTATTCGAAGAATAAGGACTTTGAAAAATTTGAAGCGCGTTTTCCTATTCAAGCTTATAAATTACTTAGGGCATATGAGTTCGAAATTAAGGTTGTGGCCTTAGATCAAAATAACAAAGAACTCTTCACAAAGAACTTAGAAACAGATTCATATGGAGGCCTGCTTGCCAAGATACCTCTTCCTAGAGATTGCAAGGATTGCTTGGCAAAGATTGAAGCCTACGAAATTTCTAAATACCCAGGGCTTGAGTTACATCTTGGGACCTTCATCCCATTAAAGATTACAGATAATCGAAAAATTATTATCTGTGACTTTGATAAGACGCTTGTTGAAACAAAATACTCGAAGCCAAGTGAAATCTATGACTCATTAACAAGTCCTTTAAAGAATTATCCAACATTAGATAATTCAGTGAAACTTCTTAAGTCATATATTGAAATGGGATATCACCCATTTATTCTTTCAGCATCTCCACACTTTTATGAAGATGCAATTCGTGACTGGCTATACGCTAATGAAATTTTCACGGCCGGTATCTTTCTAAAAGATTATCGCCGCATTCTTTCTATATTAGAAAATGATCTAACTCCAAAAGATATCAAGACTCAAGGAATTTATAAGCTAGGCCACTTACTCGATATCGTTAACATGACAGATATTCCATCTTCTGTTGTTTTAATGGGAGATAATTTTGAGTCAGACCCATTAATTTATCTAACATTCTCTGAGCTGTTATCCGGCCGAGTTGAGCCGAGACAGCTTTGGAATGAGCTAAAAAGAGTGGAAGACTTTAAAGTTACAGCACGTCAAAACGGACTTTTCTTAAATAAGATTTTTCAAATCAAGGATAATGTAAAACACCATGGGCTTGATAAAGAAGTGAAGATTTACATTAGAAAAAAAGGCAATGAATCGCAGCTAAATATTCGCGCTCCGTTCAACTCTTACCATGGAAAGATTGAGTTATATGATGGAAATCTTCTAGCAAATGAAAGTGAGACTAAGAAGCAAATAGAAGCTCAGGGGCCCACAAAATAA